Part of the Paenibacillus sp. FSL R7-0273 genome is shown below.
TCAGAGAAAAGGCCCATTTTGGCGCCGGCACCGGCATTTTGAATCATGACCGCACCGATCCAGTATATCGCCAGGCTAAGGCCGCTCATAATCAGCGTAATGCTCGGCATCATGGCGGATAATACATTGTTGGCGAACAGGTTCGTCCGGGTCAGCTCATTGTTGGCTGCTCCGAATTTGTCCTCCTGGTATTTCTCGGCATTATAGGCACGGATGACACGCAGTCCGGTAAGATTCTCCCGGGCCACCCGGTTCAGATTATCTGTCAGCACCTGCAGCTTCTGGAATTTCGGCAGCACCAGCACGACACAAATACCGACAATAACAATTAACACGCCGACGGCAGCGCCTGTGGCCAGCGACCACTCCCAGCTCTTGCCGGTGATCTTGAGGATCGCCCATACGGCCAGCAGCGGAGCCTTGATCAGCAGCTGCAGGCCGATAACAATCAGCATCTGCACCTGGGTAATGTCATTGGTTGAACGGGTGATCAGACTTGCGGTTGAGAAGCTGTTGATTTCCTCCATCGAGAAGGATTGAACCTTGTTGAACAATTTGGAACGGACTCTGGCTGAGAAATTGGCGGCAATTTTTGCCGCAATCCCGGCTACGACAATGGAAGTGGCAAGACTGCCCAACGCACAGAGTAGCATCCAGCCGCCGGTGGCGGCAATCTCGGACATCTCACTTCCGGGGGTCTGAATCAGCCGGGTGATGTCGCTCATATAATCGGGCAGCTCCAGATCGAGCCATACCTGGGCGACAATGAAGAGGACGCTGATTACGAACAGGCCCCATTCCTTTGCTTCAAGGTTCTTAAGCAGTTTAATCATAAGCGTGACTCCTTTATGTGATGTTGCTATTAGCATAGCTGAGGAAGATAAACTGAACGTTAACTTTTCTGAAAACAAGCAGAAACTGCCCGATCCAACAAAAAGCCCTGAACCAACCAAAAGGTCGTTTCAGGGCTTATGTGAGGTCAGGCAGGCAAGGTTACAGTAAAGACCGTTCCCAGGGATGCAGGGCTCTCGCAGGTAATGGTTCCGGCGTGCAGGTGAACGATCTTGCTGACGATCGTTAAGCCGAGCCCGTTGCCTGCAGTGGAGTGGGAGGTATCTTGCTGATAGAATTTATCGAAGACCCTAGGAAGAGCCTCCGGGGAAATCCCTGGCCCGTTGTCACTGATGACAAAAACGATACGGCCATTCGTCTTCTTCATGCTTATTGCTATTTCTCCGCCTTCGGGTGTGAATTTGATGGCATTGTCGAGCAGGTTCAGCCAGACCTGGTTCAGCAGCTCTTTATTGCCTTCAAGCTGATAATCATGAAGATCCAGGTTCAGGGCAAGCTGCTTTTTCTCGAACTTTGCCGCAAGCAGCAGCACACACTGGCGGAGCTGCTCCCCGGCGTTGAAGCTTTTTTTGTCGGTCAGAATAGTCTGGGTCTCGATCTTGGACAGCTCCAGGACGTTCGACGCCAGGGAAGCAAGCCTGGCTGACTCCTCAATGACGATATCCAGATACTCATCGCGCTCCTGCCTGGACAAGTCGTCATACTTGAGCATTTCGGCAAAGCCCTTGATCGAGACAATCGGGGTTTTGAATTCATGCGAGAAGTTGTTCACGAAATCCGTCCGCAGAATCTCGATTCCGCCCAGCTCCTCGGCCATCCGGTTAAAATTCTCGGAGAGAATGCGGAATTCCGGCGGGCTTGTAAGCTGCAGCCGCATGGAAAAGTCTCCGCCGGCCAGCCGGTCTGTAGCATCAATAAAGGTACGGATGGATTTGACCATTTTGCGGCTGCTCACCGCGGATATGGCTGTGCCGATTATAATGCAGGAAATCAGTATCAATAAGGGGACAAGAGTGCCGTCCATGATAATCTTCTCATTGATCAGCCCAAAAACATCGGCAAGATAGAACAGGAGTCCTGTGACAATCACCGTGACCAGAAAGATCAGAAAGACTGCAAAGGAGAAGAGAAGCGGCAGACTGAGCCTGCTGCCCAGACGTGTGCCTATTTTACTGCCAATTCTGCTCAAGCCTTCTTCACCGCCTTATAGCCGAGACCGCGCACCGATATGAGCTCAAACTCGGGATACGCTTCAAACCGCTTCCGCAGCCTGTTAATATGCACATTGACTGTCGTATCTGCGCTCTCATTGTCCATACCCCAGATTTCATCCATCAGCTGGATGCGTGTGAAGATCCGGTCGGGATAGGACAGCAGCTTGTAGAGCAGGTAGAATTCCTTTTGCGGCAGAGTCTGGCGCTCCTCCTCCCGGGTCACCGTCAGCGCCTCATAATCCAGCACCACCTTGCCGAACGTGAGCTTGCGGGCAGTGGCAATCTGTGAACGGCGCAGCAGCGCCTGTATCCGCAGCAGCATTTCCTCTGTATCGACCGGCTTGGTCATATAATCGTCGGTTCCCAGCCGGAAGCCCTTCTTCTTGTCCTCCGGAAGATGCTTGGCGGTCGCCATTAGAATCGGGATCTGGCTGTTCGCCGCCCGGACCTCTGCCGCAAATTCATAGCCGTCCATATTGGGCATCATAATATCGAGAATAATCAGGTCAATATGCTGCATTTCAAGAATATCAAGTGCCTTATACCCGTCCTCAGCGGTCCAGACATTATAGCCCTCGCGCTTTAATACAGCCTCAAGCAGTCTTCTGACATGCTTATCATCTTCCACCACAAGTATGCTGATCATAATCTCACTCCGCTTTCAGGTTGAACTAATGAATCATCAGTGCCATCGTATCATCTTTATTTTGGGTTGAACAAGCTGCTGCATAAAAATCCTGAAGGCGAGTACCCTATTAGGGCAAAAGATGCAAAGGAGCTGTGTATAAGATGGGTAAACAGACGAAGGCAACACCGGTGACCAAGGATAATCCCAATAAGGTAGATCCGGCCATTCCAACCGGCAAGCGGGAAACAGAATTTGCTGACGAGCTTACGAACAGCGACGTTGAATCCGCGTTCAAAAATCCGGTGACCGGCGAAGAACGGATGTATTAGGAGTATTAAGCAAAACAGCTGCAGACCGGAAAGGAAAGCAAATCCGGACTTGCAGCTGTTTTTTTATCCGCTCATGAAGTACGGCTGGCTATTCAGCCTTTGCACCGGCGCTCAAGTGGGCAACCAGCAGCTCCGCAAAGCGGCTGGCAACCCGGATATCCTGCGGAGCAGTGCGGCTCCCGTCTCCCACAGTCATACACATCTTCTGCAGCAGGGCCATCATGGAGGTAAAGATAAAATGGGCAGTCTCCAGCAGCTCCGGGTCCGGCAGCAGGGATTGATCCTTAACTCCGGTCTCCAGTGCGTTTAATAAAAAATGCTGCTCCTTCTCCCGGCCGATAAACGCTTCATACTGCGATTTAAGTGCG
Proteins encoded:
- a CDS encoding response regulator transcription factor; translated protein: MISILVVEDDKHVRRLLEAVLKREGYNVWTAEDGYKALDILEMQHIDLIILDIMMPNMDGYEFAAEVRAANSQIPILMATAKHLPEDKKKGFRLGTDDYMTKPVDTEEMLLRIQALLRRSQIATARKLTFGKVVLDYEALTVTREEERQTLPQKEFYLLYKLLSYPDRIFTRIQLMDEIWGMDNESADTTVNVHINRLRKRFEAYPEFELISVRGLGYKAVKKA
- a CDS encoding sensor histidine kinase, producing the protein MSRIGSKIGTRLGSRLSLPLLFSFAVFLIFLVTVIVTGLLFYLADVFGLINEKIIMDGTLVPLLILISCIIIGTAISAVSSRKMVKSIRTFIDATDRLAGGDFSMRLQLTSPPEFRILSENFNRMAEELGGIEILRTDFVNNFSHEFKTPIVSIKGFAEMLKYDDLSRQERDEYLDIVIEESARLASLASNVLELSKIETQTILTDKKSFNAGEQLRQCVLLLAAKFEKKQLALNLDLHDYQLEGNKELLNQVWLNLLDNAIKFTPEGGEIAISMKKTNGRIVFVISDNGPGISPEALPRVFDKFYQQDTSHSTAGNGLGLTIVSKIVHLHAGTITCESPASLGTVFTVTLPA